The proteins below come from a single Alnus glutinosa chromosome 9, dhAlnGlut1.1, whole genome shotgun sequence genomic window:
- the LOC133876769 gene encoding putative F-box protein At1g67623 codes for MGVSKAMKRRTKRREQHKVSIQSLPNDLLMEVLAKVASASFTDLFNAKVSCKDFYMLAKDDYIFQHVSLEEFPLFWYRRDHQVLSFLRRCKESGNADVLFREGIGEYFTLKNQRLGLEFLEKASQKGHVEASYIYGLILICSGGQLKQQGLQLMSSVITGKLGGLRIKECRRRVKNHIQCLWMNNRIVRDEEPYCHIEKCSNYGRTKNSLTAKRAGNIWLSGDYIEDEDVMCCAYCQCDHEVNLFCKRFMES; via the coding sequence ATGGGGGTTTCAAAAGCAATGAAGAGAAGGACAAAGAGAAGAGAGCAGCACAAGGTCAGCATTCAATCTCTTCCAAACGACTTGCTGATGGAAGTACTTGCTAAGGTTGCTTCAGCTTCATTCACCGACCTCTTCAATGCTAAAGTAAGTTGTAAGGATTTCTACATGTTGGCAAAAGATGATTATATTTTCCAACATGTATCGTTGGAGGAGTTTCCACTATTTTGGTATAGAAGAGATCATCAAGTTTTGTCCTTCTTAAGACGTTGCAAAGAGAGTGGAAATGCAGATGTATTATTTAGAGAAGGCATAGGTGAGTACTTCACTTTAAAAAATCAACGATTAGGGCTTGAGTTCTTGGAGAAAGCATCTCAAAAGGGACATGTTGAAGCATCATACATATATGgtcttattttaatttgttccgGGGGTCAATTAAAGCAACAAGGCTTGCAACTTATGTCTTCTGTAATTACTGGCAAGTTAGGAGGCTTAAGAATTAAAGAATGTCGAAGGAGAGTAAAAAACCATATTCAATGCCTATGGATGAATAATCGCATAGTTAGAGATGAAGAACCCTACTGCCATATAGAAAAATGTAGCAACTATGGGAGAACGAAAAATTCTTTGACGGCAAAAAGGGCAGGAAACATATGGCTTTCTGGCGATTATATTGAAGACGAGGATGTCATGTGCTGTGCGTATTGCCAGTGTGATCATGAAGtaaatttgttttgtaaaaGGTTTATGGAaagttaa